From a single Oncorhynchus nerka isolate Pitt River linkage group LG11, Oner_Uvic_2.0, whole genome shotgun sequence genomic region:
- the LOC115124104 gene encoding CD209 antigen-like protein C gives MLSLGPHRLTDLIGNEPSWNIMASVTEGSSMDLDPTNAYENVTANQQDNRDSSGLAQHSSRRVYRLIAVGFGSLCVLQVLLNISLRLVDNLSEARDQLACEKDVRKICPQDWIIQSGCSCYFISLDTKNWTESRQDCLDRGADLVIINSRVEQVFIKTLGHRTWIGLTDREVEGTWRWVDGTPLTASYWTTTGEPNGGPEENCAEIIGIHNDPVLAWNDLPCYYEQRWICERSLVL, from the coding sequence ATGTTGAGTTTGGGTCCTCACAGACTCACAGACTTGATTGGAAACGAACCAAGTTGGAACATTATGGCGAGCGTCACTGAGGGTTCATCTATGGATCTCGATCCTACAAATGCGTATGAAAATGTGACAGCCAACCAGCAGGACAACAGAGACAGCTCAGGATTAGCTCAGCACTCAAGCAGAAGAGTCTACAGATTAATTGCTGTGGGTTTTGGGTCGCTGTGCGTCCTACAAGTCCTTCTTAACATCTCCCTGCGTTTAGTCGACAACCTGAGCGAAGCGAGAGACCAGTTGGCCTGTGAGAAAGACGTCCGCAAGATATGTCCCCAAGACTGGATAATACAGTCCGGCTGCAGTTGTTACTTCATCTCCCTTGACACTAAAAACTGGACTGAgagtagacaggactgtctggACAGAGGAGCAGACCTAGTGATCATAAACAGCAGAGTGGAACAAGTTTTCATCAAAACATTGGGCCACAGAACCTGGATCGGTCTGACTGACAGAGAAGTTGAGGGAACCTGGAGATGGGTGGACGGGACACCACTGACCGCAAGTTATTGGACTACAACCGGCGAACCGAATGGAGGACCTGAAGAGAACTGTGCTGAGATTATCGGCATTCACAATGACCCGGTATTGGCCTGGAATGATCTACCATGTTACTATGAACAGCGTTGGATCTGTGAGAGGTCGTTGGTTCTGTGA